Proteins encoded by one window of Chaetodon trifascialis isolate fChaTrf1 chromosome 15, fChaTrf1.hap1, whole genome shotgun sequence:
- the eef2kmt gene encoding protein-lysine N-methyltransferase EEF2KMT isoform X2, with protein sequence MERSDGRGVQKTDVLRDFQVSFFSMRRLASFPWTFLEKHLDNDKSSDLISDILNQTCLHSLCRKFPPSVRFRRLFLSELIRREAAGCDPLDELYDALAEVVGAADTAECYKSYLLPSGDTVSLSESVALISEGTTGLVTWEAALYLAEWALDHRHTFAGRTVLELGSGVGLTGIAICRSCRPNRFVFSDCHSSVLRRLKANVQLNGLTEDTSPTISVEELDWTAATEEQLQRIGADVVIAADVVYDPDLVGGLVKLLSRILRGSSPAVLPEVLICSTIRNQETYSGFTQQLEQEGISHEVMDGPVHHVFPCSRLSSVQLIRLHR encoded by the exons ATGGAGCGATCAGACGGGAGAGGAGTCCAGAAGACCGATGTCTTACGGGACTTTCAAGTGTCTTTTTTCTCCATGCGTCGCCTGGCTTCATTTCCCTGGACA TTTTTAGAAAAACACCTGGACAACGACAAATCATCAGACTTGATCTCAGACATCTTGAACCAG ACATGTCTTCACTCTCTGTGCCGGAAGTTTCCGCCGTCAGTCAGATTCAGGAGGCTGTTCCTCTCCGAGCTCATCAGACGG GAGGCCGCAGGCTGCGACCCGCTGGACGAGCTGTACGACGCTCTGGCTGAGGTGGTGGGAGCTGCAGACACGGCCGAGTGCTACAAGAGCTACTTACTG CCCAGCGGTGACACCGTCAGCCTGTCGGAGAGCGTCGCTCTGATCTCAGAGGGGACCACCGGCCTGGTGACCTGGGAGGCCGCGCTCTACCTGGCAGAGTGGGCTTTGGACCACCGGCACACCTTCGCTGGCAG GACGGTGCTGGAGCTGGGCAGCGGCGTGGGCTTGACCGGGATCGCCATCTGTCGCTCCTGCAGACCCAACAGATTCGTCTTCAGCGACTGTCACAGCAGCGTCCTGCGGAGACTGAAGGCCAACGTCCAGCTGAACGGCCTGACGGAGGACACGTCTCCAACCATCAGCGTGGAGGAGCTGGACTGGACGGCGGCGAcggaggagcagctgcagcggaTCGGGGCGGACGTCGTCATTGCAGCAG ACGTGGTTTATGACCCCGACCTTGTAGGAGGTCTGGTGAAGCTGCTGTCCAGGATCCTGAGGGGCTCGTCCCCTGCAGTCCTCCCTGAGGTCCTCATCTGCTCCACCATCAGAAACCAGGAGACTTACAGCGGCTTCACACAGCAGCTCG AACAGGAAGGAATCAGCCACGAGGTGATGGACGGACCCGTCCACCACGTCTTCCCCTGCAGCAGACTGTCGTCCGTCCAACTGATCAGACTGCACAGATGA
- the eef2kmt gene encoding protein-lysine N-methyltransferase EEF2KMT isoform X1 has product MERSDGRGVQKTDVLRDFQVSFFSMRRLASFPWTFLEKHLDNDKSSDLISDILNQTCLHSLCRKFPPSVRFRRLFLSELIRRQEAAGCDPLDELYDALAEVVGAADTAECYKSYLLPSGDTVSLSESVALISEGTTGLVTWEAALYLAEWALDHRHTFAGRTVLELGSGVGLTGIAICRSCRPNRFVFSDCHSSVLRRLKANVQLNGLTEDTSPTISVEELDWTAATEEQLQRIGADVVIAADVVYDPDLVGGLVKLLSRILRGSSPAVLPEVLICSTIRNQETYSGFTQQLEQEGISHEVMDGPVHHVFPCSRLSSVQLIRLHR; this is encoded by the exons ATGGAGCGATCAGACGGGAGAGGAGTCCAGAAGACCGATGTCTTACGGGACTTTCAAGTGTCTTTTTTCTCCATGCGTCGCCTGGCTTCATTTCCCTGGACA TTTTTAGAAAAACACCTGGACAACGACAAATCATCAGACTTGATCTCAGACATCTTGAACCAG ACATGTCTTCACTCTCTGTGCCGGAAGTTTCCGCCGTCAGTCAGATTCAGGAGGCTGTTCCTCTCCGAGCTCATCAGACGG CAGGAGGCCGCAGGCTGCGACCCGCTGGACGAGCTGTACGACGCTCTGGCTGAGGTGGTGGGAGCTGCAGACACGGCCGAGTGCTACAAGAGCTACTTACTG CCCAGCGGTGACACCGTCAGCCTGTCGGAGAGCGTCGCTCTGATCTCAGAGGGGACCACCGGCCTGGTGACCTGGGAGGCCGCGCTCTACCTGGCAGAGTGGGCTTTGGACCACCGGCACACCTTCGCTGGCAG GACGGTGCTGGAGCTGGGCAGCGGCGTGGGCTTGACCGGGATCGCCATCTGTCGCTCCTGCAGACCCAACAGATTCGTCTTCAGCGACTGTCACAGCAGCGTCCTGCGGAGACTGAAGGCCAACGTCCAGCTGAACGGCCTGACGGAGGACACGTCTCCAACCATCAGCGTGGAGGAGCTGGACTGGACGGCGGCGAcggaggagcagctgcagcggaTCGGGGCGGACGTCGTCATTGCAGCAG ACGTGGTTTATGACCCCGACCTTGTAGGAGGTCTGGTGAAGCTGCTGTCCAGGATCCTGAGGGGCTCGTCCCCTGCAGTCCTCCCTGAGGTCCTCATCTGCTCCACCATCAGAAACCAGGAGACTTACAGCGGCTTCACACAGCAGCTCG AACAGGAAGGAATCAGCCACGAGGTGATGGACGGACCCGTCCACCACGTCTTCCCCTGCAGCAGACTGTCGTCCGTCCAACTGATCAGACTGCACAGATGA
- the pigq gene encoding phosphatidylinositol N-acetylglucosaminyltransferase subunit Q: MVLKIFFPQCCNRADSGLLVGRWISGHDSAVVLAVIHYPFIPGQVKQYLQQMQAQSRVELSVLGSWSLPKEGQEGMESFLRDLSTIFPQERWLQIHREMGKTGFTCQVLSRDQNGKAAQRDTKKKKKSEEGDGEAGGDEEEQDEEKVIFIHYEQRKVMLSQLHPIENGVPDPKTEPPSELRQMFQTVAHSQPLFFMDKYDDGPLKSTHWQSEGREASIIVELLKQASTPLCLLVSWLLSMWTWICDIWIFSLYPLRFLSSKLSTCDQLSYRTEHMRTLSSVKPAAGHTHFMRKANILVSLLVDVALGVLLMSWLYRDDHIAMLANTLVPAADHVAKELEELLQWLMGAPAGLKMNRALDQVLGRFFLYHIHLWISYIHLMSPFIEGILWYGGLSACLGLTFALSLLSDMVALLTFHIYCFYVYGARLYCLKIYGLSALWRLFRGKKWNVLRQRVDSCSYDVDQLFIGMLLFTILLFLLPTTALYYLVFTLLRLVVVLFQGVLHLSVDFINSFPLFAVGLRVCRSYRLAEGVKFRVLCEEPGTALHLLMEINPLTCSTVVQTYRTPTYSCYPKDSWGALVKKLFVGELIYPWRHKTTKTE, encoded by the exons ATGGTGCTGAAGATCTTCTTCCCGCAGTGCTGTAACCGGGCGGACAGCGGGCTGCTGGTCGGTCGCTGGATCTCCGGCCACGACTCAGCCGTGGTGCTGGCGGTCATCCACTACCCGTTCATCCCCGGACAGGTCAAACAGTACCTCCAGCAG ATGCAGGCCCAGAGCCGGGTGGAGCTGTCGGTGCTGGGCTCGTGGAGTCTACCTAAAGAGGGTCAGGAGGGCATGGAGAGCTTCCTCAGAGACCTCAGCACCATCTTCCCTCAGGAACGCTGGCTCCAGATCCACCGCGAGATGGGAAAGACCGGCTTCACCTGCCAGGTCCTCAGCCGGGATCAGA ATGGAAAAGCAGCTCAGCGGGAcactaaaaagaagaagaagagtgaggagggtgatggagaggctggaggtgatgaagaggagcaggacGAGGAGAAGGTGATCTTCATCCACTACGAGCAGAGGAAAGTGATGTTGTCGCAGCTTCACCCCATCGAAAACGGAGTTCCTGACCCCAAAACTGAGCCTCCGTCTGAGCTGAGACAG ATGTTCCAGACGGTGGCCCACAGCCAGCCTCTGTTCTTCATGGACAAGTACGACGACGGGCCGCTCAAGTCCACGCACTGGCAGTCTGAAGGTCGAGAGGCCAGCATCATCGTGGAGCTGCTCAAACAGGCCTCCACCCCGCTCTGCCTGCTCGTCAGCTGGCTGCTGTCCATGTGGACCTGGATCTGTGACATCTG GATCTTCAGTCTTTACCCGCTGCGCTTCCTGTCCAGTAAGCTGTCCACCTGCGACCAGCTCAGCTACAGAACCGAACACATGAGGACGCTGAGCTCGGTGAAACCAGCCGCCGGACACACGCACTTCATGAG aaAAGCCAACATCTTGGTGTCGCTCCTGGTGGACGTGGCTCTCGGCGTGTTGCTCATGTCGTGGCTCTACAGAGATGACCACATCGCCATGTTGGCCAACACGCTGGTGCCTGCAGCTGAC CATGTGgccaaagagctggaggagctgctgcagtggctgaTGGGAGCTCCTGCGGGGCTGAAGATGAACCGGGCCCTGGACCAGGTTCTGGGCCGCTTCTTCCTCTACCACATTCACCTGTGGATCA GCTACATCCACCTGATGTCCCCCTTCATCGAGGGCATCCTGTGGTACGGCGGCCTGTCGGCCTGTCTGGGTCTGACCTTcgccctctctctgctgtcggACATGGTCGCTCTGCTCACCTTCCACATCTACTGCTTCTACGTGTACGGCGCCCG GCTGTACTGTCTGAAGATCTACGGCCTGTCGGCGCTCTGGAGGCTCTTCAGAGGGAAGAAGTGGAACGTCCTGCGGCAGAGGGTGGACTCCTGCTCCTATGACGTGGACCAg CTCTTCATCGGGATGCTGCTCTTCACCAtcctgctgttcctgctgcCCACCACCGCCCTCTACTACCTGGTCTTCACTCTG TTGCggctggtggtggtgctgtTCCAGGGCGTCCTCCACCTCAGCGTGGACTTCATTAACTCCTTCCCTCTGTTCGCCGTGGGCCTCCGCGTCTGTCGCTCCTACAGACTGGCAG AGGGCGTGAAGTTCAGGGTGCTGTGTGAGGAGCCGGGGACGGCGCTCCACCTGCTGATGGAG ATTAACCCTCTGACGTGCAGCACCGTGGTTCAGACCTACCGCACCCCGACTTACAGCTGTTACCCCAAAGACTCGTGGGGGGCGCTGGTCAAGAAGCTGTTTGTCGGGGAGCTGATTTACCCCTGGAGACACAAAACCACCAAGACTGAGTGA
- the rab40c gene encoding ras-related protein Rab-40C, whose amino-acid sequence MGSQGSPVKSYDYLLKFLLVGDSDVGKGEILDSLQDGSAESPYAYSSGIDYKTTTILLDGRRVKLELWDTSGQGRFCTIFRSYSRGAQGILLVYDITNRWSFDGIDRWIREIDEHAPGVPRILVGNRLHLAFKRQVPTEQARAYAEKNGMTFFEVSPLCNFNVIESFTELSRIVLMRHGMEKFWRPNRVFSLQDLCCRAIVSCTPVHLIDKLPLPVAIKSHLKSFSMANGMNAVMMHGRSYSVANPAGGSKGNSLKRSKSIRPPQSPPQNCTRNNCKIS is encoded by the exons ATGGGCAGCCAGGGCAGCCCAGTGAAAAGCTACGACTACCTGCTCAAGTTCCTGCTGGTCGGAGACAGCGACGTGGGCAAAGGAGAGATCCTGGACAGCCTGCAGGACGGATCGGCCGAGTCCCCGTACGCTTACAGCAGCG gtaTCGACTATAAAACCACCACCATTCTGCTGGACGGGAGGAGGGTGAAGCTGGAGCTTTG GGACACCTCAGGACAGGGGAGGTTCTGCACCATCTTCCGCTCTTATTCCCGCGGGGCTCAG GGCATCCTGCTGGTGTATGACATCACCAACCGGTGGTCCTTTGATGGAATCGACAGGTGGATCAGAGAGATTGATGAG CATGCTCCGGGCGTGCCTCGAATCCTCGTCGGGAACCGTCTCCATCTGGCCTTCAAACGGCAAGTCCCCACCGAGCAGGCGAGGGCGTACGCCGAGAAGAACGGCATGACCTTCTTCGAGGTGAGCCCTCTGTGCAACTTCAACGTCATCGAGTCCTTCACGGAGCTGTCGCGCATCGTCCTGATGAGGCACGGCATGGAGAAGTTCTGGAGGCCCAACAGAG TGTTCAGCCTGCAGgacctctgctgcagagccatTGTGTCGTGCACGCCGGTCCACCTCATCGACAAGCTCCCACTGCCCGTCGCCATCAAGTCCCACCTCAAGTCCTTCTCCATGGCCAACGGCATGAACGCCGTCATGATGCACGGACGCTCGTACTCGGTGGCCAACCCGGCCGGCGGCTCCAAAGGCAACAGCTTGAAGCGCTCCAAGTCCATCCGTCCGCCGCAGAGCCCGCCGCAGAACTGCACCCGCAACAACTGTAAGATCTCCTAA